The DNA sequence CAGGTCACTCGAGTTACTATTTTATGCTGGTACCCGGGACCGGGACTACTTCCAGAGAAGGTGGTTGACTGACAGTCTTTTATTCTTGCCCCTTGCAAGGTGCGTCTCGACCCTCGCCTTCAGCCCTCCATCTGGCCATTCCTGCAGCGGTGGAGAGGGCACTGGTAAGTCCCACAGGGTGTCCTGGGCTAACTCCTGCTTTCAAGTCAGCCCGGGTGCAAAGTGTCCGGCATTCACCAACCGAGCTCGGCGGGCAGCGCGGCGGTGTCCGGGCGGGGCGGGCGCGGGTCCGAGCGGCCGAGGCGAGCGCGGGCGGAGCATGTGACCACGGCGCGCGGGGCTGGGCGCGCAGTGCCGCGCGGTGGCGGCGGCGGGGAGAGCAATGGAGGCCGCGGGCGCTTGAGAGCCGGCCGCGCTactggggctgctgctgctgcggagGCTCGGCGGGCTGGGACGTTCCCGGGGCGTGCGGCTCTCGCCAATCCCTCTCTCCACGGCGGCGCCCTGCGAAACCGCAGGTGAGCTCCCCTCGGTCGCGGGAACAGACAATGGGCAGCGGGTGGCTTCTCTCTCCGGCGGGGCCCGCGCGAGACTCCTACCTTGCCCCGGGCGTGGGCTCGCACGGCCGGCGGAGGTCTTTGGGGCGACGACCCCATGCGCGGGGCAGTCCCTCTCTTCTGGATCTGTGCGGAGCGTGCTCATTCGTGGGTCCCTGGAAGGAACCTGCGAGAGGACTGCACCCCGGGAACTTGCCGAGAGCGTGGGACTCGCTCAGCCCCGCGCTCCTTCCCGCGCCTTGTCCGGTTCCCGGGTCCCCAGCGCAGAGCCGGACCTCGCTAACCAGGAGCTGAGACGCGGACACGCTCAGCCGGGTCCCCAGGCTGCATTGCTTTGTTTAACCTCTGCCGAGCCGATGCGCACAAACTCTTGTTGCCCCAGTTCTGATGAGCTACCAGTTTGATGGCAGAGGCGAACAAAGGTTTCCCTCCCAGGGCTGGAGCCGGGCACCGCAAGCCGCCGGGGCGTGAAATGGGCTCGCCTTATCTTCTCCCATCGCGGCTGTTTCCCCGCAGCTATAACCGCCCTTTCTTGCAGAGCTCTGTGGTGGCGAGATTGGACCTCTAACCCCTTGGATGCAGTGGGTGGGGTactatggcttttaaaaaaagaaccgaGTATCAGCCAAGAACAGACATTTGAATTTTATGTTAGATGTTTGCACACTCTCAATGGCTTTCCGAATTGTGGATTTCAAGGGGGAAATGTATATTTGAAGACATTGATTCAGTGtagggggagggtggagaaaaCCTAGTAACTGTGACCATGTGTTGTGAAATTTTAATATGGTTTTACAAATACAGGCCGGGAAACTGATCTGGCATTGGGTGTaggtgagggtgtgtgtgtgtgtgtgtgtgtgtgtgtgtgtgtgtgtgtgtgatagggaGGTGGCAGCGGTGGCAGGGGAGTGGTTAGAATACAAAGGATACGGCAGTTTTAGTAAAAGGTTTTAGTAGATATCCCGTGGCAAATAAGCAATTAATTAAACTGTCAGTTAAATCAATGTTCCCCCGTAAAAATTACCTCCAGTAGTTGTTGAATTATATAATAAGATGGCTAGCGGTCATTTGGCATTGTCTGTGACTTGGGTATCTGAATACAGTGATCGATTTTGAGTAATTTTTAAAGAGTCGACAAAAGGAAGGCACCTTGGCCACCACCTTTAttgcttgactttttttttccccctcaagagAAAACTGcctataagaaaaaagaaattcaaggccagttttaaaaagaaacatttgaaaatgtatctTGAATTGGTTATATGGTTGCATTATGCTAACTCATAAATGTGtgtgggtgaggggtggggtcCTGCAATAaaaccttattattattatttttttactattgttTACTTAAATCTTACTCCAAAGTTTTTGTTTAGAGTCACCTGTGACAATTGGGAGACTTTCAAGACTTTTCAATATAAACAGAGCACTGAATTTGGAGCCAGGAAGGCAATAGTGCTGACATTAGAGTtaggtaaaaacaaaattatatagttCTTCATAATCGGCAAAGCACTGTTAACAGCAGAAGTTATTGCTGCTAGGCGGAAAGctgcattttatgttttcttcttatgCAATTTTGTAGCAATTTTTGTCCGTTTTATGTATGTTTCCATGTGTACTACTCATGTGCATGTatcgtgtatgtgtgcatgcgccCATCTGTTCACACACGTGCAGCTGCTGGAGGCCAACGGTCTAACGCTCTCCATCATTCTCttccttgtattttgagacagggtctcttattgaatTGAACCTGAAGCACATCAATTTGGCTGGATTGGCAGGCCAATGCCCCGCCCCACCAGTACCTCCTTCATATGTCTAGCTTTTACATATGTACcgaggatccaaactcaagtcctcgtGCTTGTATGGCAGGAGCCCAGTTATTGTCTGCTTTTGCAATCTGTATATCTttcgttgttttttgtttgtttgtttttgttttgctttgttttgttttgagacagagtctcatctagccctggctggctttgaactcattgttTAGCCaagcatggccttgaactcctgatcctcctgcttccacctccagggtgctgggattgctGGTGTGTGCGTCTACATCAAGCTGCAGTCTGTTTCTACCAAGGCACAGAGGTATTCAGTAGTTAGTGGTGGAACAAGCTagtgataaagaaaatgcaaatgagtaAAATGCACATGGGTGCAGCTGGCTTACAGTGATGAGTATTTGCTGAAGACCTACTATGTGTCAAGAGCTGCAAAGCATTTCCACGTGTGGGTCCATGAAAGCCTAGAGCCTTACTTTTACAGTCATAGTTGATATGCATATTCATGGAACATGGGGCCTTTCGGGTGGTCTCTGTGATGCCACCCTATAGCTGACAGGAATAGGAGGACATTTCACTTGTTGAGCATGGTTGTTTTTCACGGGCTCCTTGTGCAGAGGCAGGGCAGATGTTATCATTGTGATTTGTAGGTAAGGAAATCCAGACACAGCGGGATTAAATGACTTGCCAACTCTTGCCACTAAAGCAATGGTGCCAGGGGCCGACGCTGGATCGCATGCCTGGTGCTTTGGCCCCGAATCACAACCTCCTCTGAGACACTGGGCTTCCCCTAGAAAACAACAGTCTAGTTAAAGTCTACATCCTGGATACATTCTATACAAGGAAGAGTAGGTAAATATGCCAGCTTCTTGAGTTGGGGGACTGCACTTGAAACCGGCTGTTCTTGTAACAAGCCCTTTGTGTGGCAAGTAGTTTAAAAtttcagcttcctcctctgtaagaTTCCTTTTTTCCTGAAGGAATTGTGTGAGGGTCAGATGAAATGGTATGCACATATCCTTTGCGAAATATCAACGTAAGCAAGGCAGGACAGTTTATCTTTATTCTCATTATTAAAAGGTAAAAGGGTGGGTTTGAATTAAGAGATGTATTATTTCCTGGTATgcaaacactgtgtgtgtgtgtgcgtgtgtgtgtacatgtatgtgcgtgattgtttttgttttttgtttttttggaccAGATGTAGGACCTTACAGATACTCAGCAAGCACTCTGTCCCTGAGACACGTCCCCAGTCCCTGGGACAGAGTTGCTGTGTAGTCTAGTCCCTGTCTTGGCCTTTCACCTGCTGGAATTTTTGGCacacatcaccatgcccagcaccaATGATATGTTTTTAAACTCTCGAGGTGGTGTTAGAGTTCCCATGTGTTTTCCATATCACTTTAAAGATGCTACTTAAGATCCACTAAATGATTCTGGTACTCAAGAAAGCACCAATGGAAAGGATTGTCCGGTGAAGTGCACTCTGTAAAAGTCTGTTGTGGGGTCTCTACGTTTCTCCTTCAAACCCCTCCATCAGTTGGAGTTTCAATGTCACATTACAAATAGAAAGACATTCTTAGAGAATcaaatgataaagtgcttgcccagAAAATCTTAGGGAGCctagtctccccctcccccacacacatgtgtttCATAAACACTTCTTTTGTCATAGTTGACATTTATTGAGTGACTCTCATGGCCAAGGTTCCAAACTAAGCAGTCTATCTGTATGTTATCTAGTTTAGCCCTCACGACTGTCCGGGCAGGAGGCCTTGTGTTTCCATTTGATAATTGAAATTATGACTCAATGAGCGTTTTATGAACTTGTCCAAGGTCCCAAAGTTAGTGAGGGACAATGTGGGGGTTCAGCCTGAGTCTTGCTGGACCTCAAAGCCTGTTTCTCCTCTTGATCACACTACTCTTCTGGGGTCCCTTCACACTGATGGAGGCAGATGTTTCATTCCTTAAAAAGAACCATAAATGTGGGTGCAACATTTAACGTTTCCCTAATATAGCACATGGTTTATAGCTTCCTTTGAAAGGACTCGTTTGAAGTCCATTGTGAAGTCGGTTTGTAAGTAAGAAAGCTTACACAGGAAGCCAGTAATTCATTTTGACTTGGCTGGtctttaatgtaaatatttttggagtaGCTTCTCAGGTTTTTGCGATAGAGTCAATTAATTGGTCATTTTTATTGGGCGCTCAAAGGTTTAATATATCTTCAGAAGAGACACAATATAGCTGCACAACTATAAAAAGACTTCATTATAAATGAGTGCCGGCTGTGGGTAAGGCACAAATGAAGACTTAAAAGCCACA is a window from the Mus caroli chromosome 5, CAROLI_EIJ_v1.1, whole genome shotgun sequence genome containing:
- the LOC110293954 gene encoding uncharacterized protein LOC110293954, translating into MSTLRTDPEERDCPAHGVVAPKTSAGRASPRPGQGRSLARAPPEREATRCPLSVPATEGSSPAVSQGAAVERGIGESRTPRERPSPPSLRSSSSPSSAAGSQAPAASIALPAAATARHCAPSPARRGHMLRPRSPRPLGPAPAPPGHRRAARRARLVNAGHFAPGLT